A stretch of the Pseudorasbora parva isolate DD20220531a chromosome 13, ASM2467924v1, whole genome shotgun sequence genome encodes the following:
- the asb13b gene encoding ankyrin repeat and SOCS box protein 13: protein MEFEITRTRPSLFGDIAHGLGFWTDRSAVHEAAAQGRAVQLQKLIENGASVNIVAVDSITPLHEACIQGQTQCVKLLLDAGAHVDARNIDGSTPLCDACAAGSLECVKLLLEHGAMVNPPLFTFSPLHEACMGGNSKCVQLMIDEGAFMEAHDCHFGTPLHVACARQHLDCVKVLLNAGANVNAAKLHETALHHAAKVKNLELIELLVEFGGNVFARDNLGKKPIQYTRAGSASALSLEFYESTPLSLQQLCRIAFRNTLGKRALGVLTQLSLPKQIICFLSYLPAPPL from the exons ATGGAATTTGAAATAACGCGCACAAGGCCTTCGCTTTTTGGGGATATTG CACATGGTCTGGGGTTCTGGACTGATCGCTCGGCAGTGCATGAGGCTGCGGCTCAGGGCAGAGCTGTGCAGCTCCAAAAACTGATTGAGAATGGAGCATCTGTCAACATTGTGGCCGTGGACTCTATCACACCCCTCCATGAGGCCTGTATACAGGGACAAACACAGTGTGTGAAGCTGCTCCTGGATGCTGGAGCTCAT GTTGATGCTCGTAACATTGATGGCAGCACTCCGTTGTGTGACGCTTGTGCTGCTGGTAGTCTGGAGTGTGTGAAGTTGCTGTTAGAACATGGAGCCATGGTGAACCCTCCCCTCTTCACCTTCTCACCCCTACATGAGGCCTGCATGGGCG GCAACTCTAAATGTGTTCAGCTCATGATTGATGAAGGTGCGTTTATGGAAGCCCATGACTGTCACTTTGGCACCCCTCTGCATGTGGCATGTGCACGGCAGCATCTCGACTGCGTCAAGGTTCTGCTGAACGCAG ggGCAAACGTAAATGCTGCTAAACTTCATGAGACTGCTCTGCATCATGCTGCTAAAGTGAAAAATCTGGAACTAATTGAGCTTTTGGTAGAATTTGGGGGAAATGTTTTCGCCAGAGACAATCTCGGCAAAAAGCCCATTCAGTACACCAGAGCCGGATCAGCATCTGCCCTCTCCCTGGAGTTTTATGAAT CCACACCCCTCAGTCTTCAGCAGTTATGCAGAATTGCTTTCAGAAATACCCTCGGGAAAAGGGCGCTGGGGGTGCTGACTCAACTGAGCCTCCCAAAGCAAATCATCTGTTTCCTGTCTTATTTACCAGCCCCTCCCCTCTAG